The proteins below are encoded in one region of Segatella copri:
- a CDS encoding low molecular weight protein-tyrosine-phosphatase, which produces MTKKGKHTVLFICLGNICRSPAAEGIMKSLVEKAGLQDEFEIDSAGIGSWHAGQLPDSRMRKCGAEHGYNFNSHARQFQKSDFARFETIVVMDNENYRAITSMASSESDRKKVVRMADFLTHHREYTTVPDPYYGDYSDFELVITLLEDACQELLDSIIGEG; this is translated from the coding sequence ATGACAAAGAAAGGTAAACATACCGTATTATTTATCTGCCTGGGCAACATCTGCCGCTCTCCGGCAGCCGAGGGAATCATGAAGAGTCTTGTAGAAAAAGCAGGGCTTCAGGATGAGTTTGAAATCGATTCTGCGGGCATCGGGAGCTGGCACGCAGGTCAGTTGCCCGACAGCCGCATGCGCAAATGTGGCGCCGAGCATGGCTACAATTTCAACAGCCATGCCCGACAGTTTCAGAAGTCAGACTTCGCCCGTTTCGAAACCATCGTGGTAATGGACAACGAAAACTACCGTGCCATTACCTCCATGGCTTCTTCAGAGTCTGATAGGAAGAAAGTAGTGCGCATGGCCGATTTCCTGACCCATCATCGTGAATACACCACCGTTCCCGATCCGTATTATGGCGACTATAGCGACTTCGAGCTCGTCATCACGCTTCTCGAAGATGCCTGCCAGGAATTGCTGGATAGCATTATCGGGGAAGGGTAA
- a CDS encoding HlyD family secretion protein, with translation MMNKKIIKRIYNVVIILCFIGAIGWCFSHFYHGSDVVYTDDAQVNRHITPINTRVSGFIKEIRFSDYQHVKKGDTLVIIEDSEFRLHVAQAEAGLRGSNAGSSVVSASMGTTTTNVQTASAGIEEARVDMMNAKQDFDRFAALMKKDAVTRQQYDNAYARYLGAKARYEQASSRKASAASVRNVQTQQLGGSRAGESVAEAQLNLARLNLSYTVIVATCDGVMGRKDIHAGQLVQPGQMLARIVDDNDVWVVANYRETQMDGIQVGKAVDFTADAIPGVVFHGKVEALSAAAGNAYSMIPVDNATGNFVKVEQRVPVRIALTRDNDPKQVALLRAGLNVETKVRLK, from the coding sequence ATTATGAATAAGAAGATTATCAAGAGAATATATAATGTAGTTATCATCCTCTGTTTTATAGGAGCCATCGGCTGGTGCTTCAGCCATTTTTATCATGGTAGCGACGTGGTTTATACCGATGATGCCCAGGTGAATCGCCACATTACGCCTATCAACACGCGCGTATCAGGATTTATCAAGGAAATCCGTTTCTCCGACTATCAGCACGTGAAGAAGGGCGATACACTCGTCATTATCGAAGATTCAGAATTCCGCCTGCATGTGGCTCAGGCAGAGGCTGGTCTGCGCGGTTCTAACGCCGGTTCTTCGGTTGTATCAGCCAGCATGGGAACCACCACTACCAACGTGCAGACGGCTTCGGCAGGTATCGAAGAGGCACGTGTAGACATGATGAATGCCAAGCAGGATTTTGACCGTTTTGCAGCCCTGATGAAGAAGGATGCGGTAACCCGCCAGCAATATGATAATGCCTACGCCCGCTATCTGGGAGCCAAGGCACGTTATGAGCAGGCAAGCAGCCGGAAGGCAAGTGCCGCCTCGGTTCGCAACGTACAGACCCAGCAGCTGGGCGGTTCGCGTGCCGGCGAGAGTGTGGCAGAGGCTCAGCTCAATCTGGCTCGTCTGAACCTTTCTTATACCGTAATCGTGGCTACCTGCGACGGCGTGATGGGCAGGAAAGATATCCACGCGGGACAGCTGGTTCAGCCAGGACAGATGTTGGCACGCATCGTGGATGACAACGATGTATGGGTAGTAGCCAACTATCGTGAAACCCAGATGGACGGCATCCAGGTGGGCAAGGCGGTAGATTTTACAGCCGATGCCATTCCTGGTGTCGTATTCCACGGCAAGGTAGAGGCGCTCTCAGCAGCTGCCGGCAACGCCTACTCCATGATTCCGGTAGATAATGCCACCGGCAACTTCGTTAAGGTAGAACAACGCGTACCGGTTCGCATCGCCCTCACCCGCGATAACGACCCTAAACAGGTAGCCCTGCTCCGTGCCGGTCTGAACGTAGAAACCAAGGTTCGCCTCAAATAG
- a CDS encoding helix-turn-helix domain-containing protein: MIELSELNSYQEASLFCSDLSEWQEGPQVLTYGAILLCRKGRAVLNVNYKDWDLYEGAVITLFPNDVVEVKKMEPSASCEGDACAGMNASAFEVEMLKYNPSLLREASLQLEQTVYSALREDRCRQNSPVVTHIIESMFSLLRLYFEQHDCTCISQLVLYQLKAFFIGFHEYLQRNPQNCPDEVKSYRVRELFNRFMMLMERDYKKSRDVNYYAEQMNITSKYLSNIVRQVTGHTPKIIIDQYVVLQLKMQLKRSAESIKEMAWEYHFADASFFCRYFKKHTGMTPQQVRE; the protein is encoded by the coding sequence ATGATAGAATTATCAGAACTGAACAGTTATCAGGAGGCCAGTCTTTTCTGCTCCGATTTAAGCGAGTGGCAGGAGGGTCCACAGGTATTGACCTATGGAGCCATTCTCCTTTGCCGCAAGGGCAGGGCCGTGCTGAATGTGAATTATAAGGATTGGGATCTCTATGAGGGAGCCGTCATCACCCTGTTTCCGAATGATGTGGTAGAGGTGAAGAAGATGGAGCCTTCTGCTTCCTGCGAGGGGGATGCTTGTGCCGGAATGAATGCTTCTGCCTTCGAAGTGGAGATGCTGAAATATAATCCGTCTCTGCTGCGCGAAGCCAGTCTGCAACTGGAACAGACGGTTTATTCTGCTCTGCGTGAGGACCGATGCCGGCAGAATTCGCCCGTGGTTACCCATATCATCGAGAGCATGTTTTCTCTCCTCAGACTCTATTTCGAGCAGCACGACTGTACCTGCATCTCGCAGCTGGTACTCTATCAGCTCAAGGCCTTCTTCATAGGGTTCCACGAATATCTGCAACGCAATCCGCAGAACTGCCCCGACGAGGTGAAATCTTACAGGGTGAGGGAACTCTTCAACCGCTTCATGATGCTCATGGAACGCGATTACAAGAAATCGAGAGATGTCAACTATTATGCCGAGCAGATGAACATCACCTCCAAGTATCTTTCGAATATCGTGAGACAGGTAACGGGTCATACGCCCAAAATCATCATCGACCAGTATGTGGTGCTCCAGCTGAAGATGCAGCTCAAGCGCTCCGCCGAGAGCATCAAGGAGATGGCATGGGAATATCATTTTGCTGATGCCAGCTTCTTCTGCCGCTATTTCAAGAAACATACCGGAATGACGCCGCAGCAGGTGAGAGAATGA
- the mnmA gene encoding tRNA 2-thiouridine(34) synthase MnmA, whose product MLNIDEIKDKRIAVLLSGGVDSSVVVWELAQLGLHPDCFYIKIGPEEKEEWDCSSEEDLEMATAVARKYGCKLQVVDCHHEYWNEVTRYTMEKVKAGFTPNPDVMCNRLIKFGAFDEKMGHNYDLIATGHYAQTETDENGDKWLVTSPDPVKDQTDFLAQIESWQLKKAIFPIGHHIKNEVREIAEEEHLINAKRKDSQGICFLGQINYNDYIRRYLGEKPGDVIEMETGKRIGEHKGLWFHTIGQRKGLGFGGGPWFVIKKDVENNILYVSHGYDPQSAYKKDFPLHDFHFLTREVAMQKVTFKIRHTPEYHPATIEKLEDGRWMIHSEEAIHGVAPGQFCVVYDEHHHRCYGSGEITV is encoded by the coding sequence ATGCTGAATATTGACGAAATAAAAGATAAGAGAATTGCCGTGCTCCTTTCGGGAGGCGTCGACAGTTCGGTTGTGGTTTGGGAGCTTGCCCAGCTGGGCCTGCATCCTGATTGCTTCTACATCAAGATTGGTCCTGAGGAGAAAGAGGAGTGGGACTGCTCTTCGGAGGAGGACCTGGAGATGGCTACGGCTGTGGCTAGAAAGTATGGGTGCAAGCTGCAAGTGGTTGACTGTCATCATGAATATTGGAACGAGGTAACCCGTTATACGATGGAGAAGGTGAAGGCTGGTTTTACGCCTAATCCGGACGTGATGTGCAACCGCCTGATTAAGTTTGGTGCCTTCGATGAGAAGATGGGTCACAACTACGACCTCATCGCCACGGGGCATTATGCGCAGACCGAAACGGATGAAAATGGCGACAAATGGCTTGTCACGAGTCCTGATCCTGTAAAAGACCAGACCGATTTCCTGGCTCAGATAGAGAGCTGGCAATTGAAAAAAGCGATTTTCCCTATCGGCCATCATATCAAGAATGAGGTTCGCGAGATAGCCGAAGAGGAGCATCTGATAAATGCCAAGCGCAAGGACAGTCAGGGAATCTGCTTCCTGGGACAGATAAATTATAATGATTATATCCGCCGTTATCTGGGCGAGAAACCGGGCGATGTCATAGAGATGGAAACGGGCAAGCGCATAGGCGAGCACAAGGGTTTGTGGTTTCATACCATCGGCCAGCGCAAGGGCTTGGGCTTTGGCGGCGGTCCCTGGTTCGTGATTAAGAAGGATGTAGAGAACAATATCCTGTATGTGAGTCATGGTTATGATCCGCAGTCGGCCTACAAGAAGGATTTTCCTCTCCATGATTTCCATTTCCTCACACGCGAGGTTGCTATGCAGAAGGTAACTTTCAAGATTCGTCATACGCCGGAGTATCATCCTGCTACGATAGAAAAGCTGGAAGACGGCCGCTGGATGATTCATTCAGAAGAGGCGATTCATGGTGTGGCTCCCGGCCAGTTCTGTGTAGTTTATGATGAGCATCATCATCGTTGCTATGGCTCGGGCGAGATTACGGTATAA
- a CDS encoding TolC family protein has product MMIAGLLIWGGSLWAVAQTRMTIAQLFERIEENSKSLRTSKSGVEAASIGIESAKSKKLPDLDASLSFSYIGNALMTDRDFSNAQGLKSPHFGNNFAFQAQQVVYAGGAINAGIRLAELGKQQAEVGVKLTRQQTRFIALGQYLDLYKIDNRIKVYEKNIELTRQLIADIKAKQTQGMALKNDITRYELQMESLKLGLTSLRNNRSILNHQLLNTLGMNQEDKGEQEMQIIPDATIADKAYAKDGEAYWQTASTMNSPLLEQSSNAIRIAEQKEKIAKSDLLPKVALVAAENFDGPILFELPPIDKNLNVWYVGVGVKYSLSSLFKSNKRIRQAAVETRQAKESHALQAEQLNNSVQTAYVQYQQTYVELETQRKSVELAQQNYEVMNARYLSQLALVTDMVDASNLKLNAELNEVDARINIVYAYYRMKYIAGEI; this is encoded by the coding sequence ATGATGATTGCAGGCCTTCTCATCTGGGGAGGCTCTCTATGGGCTGTGGCTCAAACCAGAATGACCATCGCCCAACTCTTCGAGAGAATCGAAGAAAACAGCAAGTCGCTACGAACCTCGAAATCGGGCGTAGAAGCTGCCAGCATCGGTATCGAATCGGCTAAAAGCAAAAAACTGCCCGACCTCGATGCGTCCCTCTCCTTCAGTTACATCGGAAACGCCCTGATGACCGACCGCGACTTCAGCAACGCCCAAGGTTTGAAATCGCCCCACTTCGGCAATAATTTCGCCTTCCAGGCACAGCAGGTGGTTTATGCTGGTGGCGCCATCAACGCAGGCATCCGCCTCGCCGAACTGGGCAAGCAGCAGGCAGAGGTGGGCGTGAAACTCACCCGTCAGCAGACTCGCTTCATCGCCCTGGGACAGTATCTGGATCTCTACAAGATAGACAACCGTATCAAGGTATATGAAAAAAACATCGAGCTCACCCGCCAGCTTATCGCCGACATCAAGGCGAAACAAACCCAGGGAATGGCACTCAAGAACGACATCACCCGATACGAACTGCAGATGGAGAGTCTGAAACTGGGACTCACTTCGCTACGCAACAACCGCAGCATCCTGAACCACCAGCTCCTGAATACGCTCGGCATGAACCAGGAAGATAAAGGGGAACAGGAGATGCAGATTATTCCGGACGCTACGATTGCAGACAAGGCTTACGCCAAGGATGGCGAAGCTTACTGGCAGACGGCAAGCACGATGAATTCGCCCCTGCTGGAACAGAGCAGCAACGCCATCAGGATAGCGGAACAGAAGGAGAAAATTGCCAAGAGCGATCTGCTGCCGAAAGTGGCGCTGGTGGCTGCCGAGAATTTTGACGGACCTATCCTCTTCGAGTTGCCGCCGATAGACAAGAATCTGAACGTATGGTATGTGGGCGTAGGCGTGAAATACAGCCTCAGTTCGCTCTTCAAGAGCAACAAGCGCATCAGACAGGCTGCCGTAGAAACCCGACAGGCAAAGGAAAGCCATGCCCTGCAGGCTGAACAGCTGAACAATAGCGTACAGACTGCCTACGTGCAATATCAGCAAACCTACGTAGAACTGGAAACACAACGCAAGAGCGTAGAACTGGCGCAGCAGAACTACGAGGTGATGAACGCCCGCTATCTCAGTCAACTGGCGCTGGTAACCGACATGGTGGATGCATCGAACCTGAAGCTCAACGCCGAACTGAACGAGGTAGATGCCCGCATCAACATCGTATACGCTTATTACCGCATGAAATACATAGCGGGAGAAATTTAG